Part of the Candidatus Margulisiibacteriota bacterium genome, GGACGAACTCGGAGCCGATTTGGAGGCGTTTAGACTCTTCCGTCTTCATCATTAAGTCGGAGCGGGAAGCCGCCTGGCGGTTTTTCTCTTCGTCGAACTGGTGCTTGAAAGCGGCCGCCTTCTGCATCAACCCTTTCTTTTTGAGGTCTTCCAGATAAGTCTTACCCTGCATCTCCATCTGGTTCAGCTGGCCATCGAGGTTGGCGATCGCTCGCTCCAACTCC contains:
- a CDS encoding YlqD family protein; translation: MAEKSLELKRIVMVKAIVTEAFKENLSKELERAIANLDGQLNQMEMQGKTYLEDLKKKGLMQKAAAFKHQFDEEKNRQAASRSDLMMKTEESKRLQIGSEFVQGPLEGPVNVAVGDNLYKKVGGAEIVVKDGIIQEIRGL